In a genomic window of Corynebacterium choanae:
- a CDS encoding metallophosphoesterase family protein: protein MATVKILHTSDWQLGMTRRFFAYHRDPSKVADNPQVRYTQAQLDAVRTLAAIAKEEQCDAVVVAGDVWDTNHLERNFLAKIKEALRQFSCPVFLLPGNHDPLKTTYPRQMLEELSNVQVIDSTTPYTLSDSVEIIGAPLYGNKPTKDPVWQAVKDLEPTDNIRVVVGHGTTTNFGDRSGDEIIDVQRLSAAIDEQRISYVALGDTHSATKLNPQGTIWYSGAPVVTDFLRLPDGGGETNSGKALVVTITTHSDQPTSVAVEEKTVSNWRMHYITKQINDGQDVAEFVDLLESYEDKHVTVVKYALQGVAPVAAHAQLASRLDELKDLFAVLYPSENRHRLAVAPTLEEINDLNLPGWARNALEELIHAVDDTHNAAPSIAERDDDEIAAASPQDQAGRATDAINLLFRLYSELNS, encoded by the coding sequence ATGGCAACCGTGAAAATTTTGCACACCTCCGACTGGCAACTGGGCATGACGCGCAGGTTTTTTGCCTATCACCGCGATCCGTCGAAAGTGGCGGATAATCCGCAGGTGCGCTATACCCAAGCGCAGCTTGATGCGGTAAGAACGCTGGCAGCAATCGCCAAGGAAGAACAGTGTGACGCGGTGGTTGTTGCCGGCGACGTGTGGGATACCAACCATCTTGAACGGAATTTTCTCGCCAAAATTAAAGAAGCCCTGCGGCAGTTTTCCTGTCCAGTATTTCTTTTGCCAGGAAACCACGACCCGTTGAAAACGACCTATCCCCGGCAGATGCTTGAGGAGCTGTCGAATGTGCAGGTCATCGATTCGACGACGCCCTATACGTTGAGCGATTCGGTAGAGATCATTGGGGCACCGTTATACGGCAATAAGCCCACCAAAGACCCGGTGTGGCAGGCTGTGAAAGACCTTGAACCAACCGACAACATCCGGGTGGTGGTTGGGCACGGCACCACCACGAACTTTGGGGATCGCAGCGGTGACGAGATTATTGATGTGCAACGGTTAAGTGCGGCGATTGATGAGCAACGCATCAGCTATGTCGCTTTAGGGGATACCCACTCAGCAACCAAACTCAACCCCCAGGGCACCATTTGGTATAGCGGCGCCCCAGTAGTGACTGACTTTCTCAGGCTTCCTGATGGTGGCGGCGAAACCAATTCAGGGAAAGCACTCGTCGTCACGATCACAACCCATTCGGATCAGCCGACCTCGGTGGCGGTGGAAGAGAAAACCGTCAGCAATTGGCGGATGCACTACATCACCAAACAGATCAACGATGGGCAAGATGTGGCGGAGTTTGTGGATCTCCTCGAGTCCTATGAGGACAAACATGTCACTGTGGTGAAATACGCCCTGCAGGGGGTCGCCCCGGTGGCGGCGCATGCGCAGTTGGCGAGTCGCCTCGACGAACTCAAAGACCTCTTTGCCGTGCTGTATCCATCTGAGAATAGGCACCGGCTTGCAGTTGCCCCGACCCTCGAAGAGATCAATGATCTTAACCTGCCCGGATGGGCACGCAACGCCTTAGAGGAATTAATACACGCAGTCGATGACACACACAACGCTGCGCCGAGCATCGCCGAGCGCGACGATGATGAAATCGCTGCCGCTTCGCCACAGGATCAGGCCGGTAGGGCAACTGATGCAATTAATCTGCTGTTTCGTCTCTACAGTGAGCTGAATTCGTAG
- the secG gene encoding preprotein translocase subunit SecG, with translation MVLTLQIILVIAAVLMTLFVLLHKGKGGGLSSLFGGGVQSNLSGSTVVEKNLDRVTIICIIIWLACIIALNLLQAYA, from the coding sequence ATGGTTTTAACTCTCCAAATTATCTTGGTTATCGCAGCTGTGCTGATGACCCTGTTCGTTCTGCTCCACAAGGGCAAGGGCGGCGGCTTGTCGAGCCTGTTCGGTGGTGGCGTCCAGTCGAATCTTTCCGGTTCGACCGTGGTGGAAAAGAACCTCGACCGGGTGACGATTATCTGCATCATCATCTGGCTCGCCTGCATTATTGCGCTGAACCTGCTGCAGGCCTACGCCTAG
- the ppc gene encoding phosphoenolpyruvate carboxylase, giving the protein MNDQLRQDIRHLGRILGEVIAEQEGQEMFDLVETCRQAAFEITMGDGELSLLTDVIADRSADELLTVVRAFSHFALLVNLAEDLHDDANRLSSLAAGDPPKDSTLAATWAKLDAAQLDPATVATALVNPQVAPVLTAHPTETRRRTVFDVQKDITDYMVQRHAWLGQEDNARAAGQLAHLDTAIRRRMTVLWQTALIRVARPRIEDEVEVGLRYYTLSLLETIPRVNHDVYRELSHRYGQDHAPAAMIQPGSWIGGDHDGNPYVTAATVNYATTRAAHTVLKYYTRQLHELEHELSLSDRLTKVTDDLAALAERGHNNVPSRVDEPYRRAVHGMRGRMIATQAALIGTDSVEGSWYAVHEPYPDAAAFAADLAVVERSLRSTHDDLIADDRLAKIQAAVASFGFHLYSLDLRQNSESFEQVIAEMFRQAQVTEDYAGLGEAEKLQLLLAECTNPRPLLGAHRPALSEPVERELAIVAAARDAVQRFGSAMVPHCIISMAQSVTDILEPMVLLKEYGLITVDEQGQLHGEIDIIPLFETIEDLQAGSRILQQLWDIPQYRAYLAGRGDLQEVMLGYSDSNKDGGYFAANWALYDAEIAIVATAKANRIGLRFFHGRGGTVGRGGGPSYDAILAQPAGAVRGSVRITEQGEIISAKYGSPKSARRNLEALVSATIEASLLSGEPRDDRRDAIEIMRAISELSQQKYASLVHDDPGFIQYFTTSTPLAEIGSLNIGSRPATRKQTNTVSDLRAIPWVLSWSQSRVMLPGWYGVGTALSQWIDGDDAKLQRLQQLSTTWPFFNSVLSNMAQVMSKADMRLARLYANLVPDREVGDRIYGQIVDEYTLTREMFQQITGRESLLADNPELQRSARKRFPYLLPLNCIQQEMLRRYRDGATDDSVAAVIVLTMNGLSTALRNSG; this is encoded by the coding sequence GTGAATGATCAATTACGGCAAGATATTCGTCATCTCGGGCGGATACTCGGGGAGGTGATTGCCGAGCAGGAAGGCCAGGAAATGTTCGACCTGGTGGAAACCTGTCGCCAAGCCGCCTTCGAGATCACGATGGGTGATGGGGAACTTTCCTTGCTCACCGATGTCATCGCCGACCGCAGCGCCGATGAGCTACTCACCGTGGTTCGCGCCTTCTCCCATTTTGCCTTGCTCGTAAATCTGGCAGAAGACCTCCATGATGACGCGAACCGGTTGAGCAGTCTCGCCGCCGGCGACCCGCCAAAAGACTCCACCCTTGCTGCCACTTGGGCAAAGTTGGACGCAGCCCAGCTTGACCCGGCAACGGTTGCTACCGCTTTGGTGAATCCGCAGGTTGCGCCCGTGCTCACCGCACACCCCACTGAGACTCGTCGCCGCACTGTTTTTGATGTGCAAAAAGATATCACCGACTATATGGTGCAGCGCCACGCTTGGTTAGGGCAGGAAGATAATGCGCGCGCCGCTGGGCAACTAGCCCACCTTGATACGGCGATTCGCCGCCGCATGACGGTGCTGTGGCAAACTGCGCTCATCCGGGTGGCACGTCCTCGGATCGAAGACGAAGTCGAAGTCGGGTTGCGCTACTACACTTTGTCGCTGCTGGAAACCATTCCGCGGGTTAACCACGATGTTTATCGCGAGTTGTCCCACCGCTATGGGCAGGATCATGCGCCAGCGGCAATGATCCAACCCGGTTCGTGGATTGGCGGCGACCATGACGGTAATCCGTATGTCACCGCTGCAACGGTAAACTATGCAACCACTCGGGCAGCGCACACAGTGCTGAAGTATTACACTCGTCAGCTCCACGAATTGGAACATGAGCTGTCCTTATCAGACCGGTTGACGAAGGTGACTGACGACCTTGCAGCTCTTGCCGAACGCGGCCACAACAATGTTCCTTCCCGGGTGGATGAACCTTACCGGCGGGCAGTACACGGTATGCGCGGCCGGATGATCGCCACCCAGGCAGCACTCATCGGCACCGATTCGGTCGAAGGCAGCTGGTATGCCGTCCACGAGCCGTATCCGGACGCCGCCGCGTTTGCAGCTGATTTGGCGGTTGTGGAACGTTCGCTGCGCAGCACCCATGACGATCTCATTGCTGATGATCGGCTGGCAAAAATCCAAGCAGCAGTTGCCTCCTTCGGATTCCATCTGTACTCGCTGGACTTGCGGCAAAATAGCGAATCCTTTGAACAAGTCATCGCCGAGATGTTTCGGCAGGCACAGGTCACCGAAGACTATGCAGGTTTGGGCGAAGCGGAGAAATTGCAGCTGCTTCTTGCCGAGTGCACCAATCCTCGTCCACTTCTTGGGGCGCACCGGCCAGCGTTGAGTGAGCCAGTAGAGCGGGAATTAGCTATTGTTGCTGCCGCCCGCGACGCGGTGCAGCGTTTCGGCTCCGCGATGGTGCCGCATTGCATTATCTCTATGGCGCAGAGTGTGACCGATATTCTAGAGCCGATGGTGCTGCTCAAAGAATACGGATTGATCACCGTCGATGAGCAGGGACAGCTTCATGGCGAGATTGATATTATTCCGCTGTTTGAAACCATCGAGGACTTGCAGGCAGGCAGCAGAATTTTGCAGCAACTGTGGGATATTCCGCAGTATCGTGCCTATCTGGCGGGTCGGGGAGACCTGCAGGAAGTCATGCTGGGATATTCCGATTCGAATAAAGACGGTGGCTATTTTGCAGCGAACTGGGCGCTCTATGACGCCGAGATCGCTATCGTGGCAACAGCAAAAGCCAACCGGATCGGTTTGCGGTTCTTCCACGGCCGGGGCGGCACAGTCGGGCGCGGTGGTGGACCTTCCTACGACGCTATTTTGGCTCAACCCGCCGGTGCTGTGCGTGGGAGTGTGCGGATCACCGAACAGGGTGAGATCATCTCGGCGAAATATGGTTCACCCAAGTCTGCCCGCCGCAATCTTGAAGCGCTTGTCTCTGCCACTATCGAGGCTTCACTATTGTCCGGTGAGCCGCGTGATGATCGCCGGGATGCAATCGAGATTATGCGCGCAATCAGTGAACTGTCCCAGCAAAAATATGCTTCGCTGGTGCACGATGATCCTGGCTTTATTCAATATTTCACCACCTCCACACCGCTAGCTGAGATCGGTTCGCTCAATATTGGGTCGCGTCCAGCGACCCGGAAACAAACCAATACGGTGAGCGATCTGCGGGCGATCCCGTGGGTGCTTTCCTGGTCACAATCCCGAGTGATGTTGCCGGGCTGGTATGGAGTAGGCACCGCATTATCGCAGTGGATCGACGGTGATGATGCAAAGCTGCAACGCCTGCAACAACTCAGCACGACCTGGCCATTTTTCAACTCGGTACTGTCAAACATGGCGCAGGTGATGTCGAAAGCAGATATGCGGCTAGCGCGCCTGTACGCCAATCTTGTTCCAGATAGGGAAGTAGGCGACCGGATCTATGGGCAGATCGTAGACGAATACACTCTTACCCGGGAGATGTTCCAGCAGATCACCGGCCGGGAATCGCTGCTTGCAGATAACCCGGAGCTCCAACGTTCTGCCCGGAAACGCTTCCCTTATCTGTTGCCATTGAACTGTATCCAGCAGGAGATGCTGCGCCGCTATCGTGACGGTGCCACAGATGACTCAGTTGCGGCAGTCATTGTATTAACAATGAACGGGCTGTCCACCGCACTGCGCAACTCGGGTTAG
- the tpiA gene encoding triose-phosphate isomerase, whose translation MARTPLIAGNWKMNLNHKEAISCVQKLAFALSDEYYDLVDVAVMVPFTDIRSVQTLVDGDNLKITYGAQDISQHDAGAYTGEISGSMLSALGCSWAVIGHSERRDYHGESDELVANKTAAALRHNITPIVCVGEPLEIREAGTHVDYVTTQLKASLAGLSAEDLKKIVVAYEPVWAIGTGKVASAADAQEVCHAVRGALAELADEATADAIRVLYGGSVKAETVAELVAQPDVDGGLVGGASLDGEAFAKLAANAAK comes from the coding sequence ATGGCACGTACTCCACTGATTGCTGGCAACTGGAAGATGAACCTCAACCACAAAGAGGCCATCTCCTGTGTCCAGAAGCTCGCCTTCGCGCTTTCCGACGAATACTACGATTTGGTTGACGTCGCCGTAATGGTGCCGTTTACCGACATTCGTTCCGTGCAGACCCTCGTCGACGGCGACAACTTGAAAATCACCTACGGTGCACAAGACATCTCCCAGCATGACGCGGGCGCCTACACTGGTGAAATCTCCGGATCAATGCTGAGCGCATTAGGCTGCTCGTGGGCAGTCATTGGGCACTCTGAACGGCGCGACTATCACGGCGAATCCGATGAGCTGGTCGCCAACAAGACGGCTGCAGCGCTGCGCCACAATATCACCCCGATCGTGTGTGTGGGTGAACCATTAGAGATTCGCGAAGCTGGCACCCACGTCGACTATGTCACCACCCAGCTGAAGGCCTCGCTTGCTGGTTTAAGTGCGGAAGATCTGAAGAAGATCGTTGTCGCCTATGAGCCAGTGTGGGCAATCGGCACCGGTAAAGTTGCTTCTGCTGCCGATGCACAAGAAGTGTGCCATGCGGTTCGTGGCGCATTGGCTGAACTCGCCGACGAGGCGACCGCTGATGCTATCCGCGTGCTCTACGGTGGTTCGGTGAAGGCGGAAACCGTCGCTGAACTCGTCGCCCAGCCCGACGTGGACGGTGGACTTGTCGGTGGTGCTTCCCTCGACGGTGAAGCATTCGCCAAGCTGGCTGCAAACGCCGCCAAGTAG
- a CDS encoding phosphoglycerate kinase — MAVKNLTDLLNEGVEGRHVLVRSDFNVPLDDNGQITDPGRIDASLPTITKLRDAGARVILMAHLGRPKGEVNPKYSLAPVAEALSERLDQYVALAADTVGEDAHERANGLNDGDVLLLENVRFDPRETSKDEAERTEFATQLAALTGDNGAFVSDGFGVVHRAQTSVYDVAKLLPHYAGELVEKEITVLGNVAKDPKKPYVVVLGGSKVSDKLGVIEALAPKTDSLIIGGGMCYTFLAAMGIDVQESLLQEEMIDTCKQLLDTYGDAIVLPEDLVAAKEFDRNAEKQIVERDAIPAGWQSLDIGPKSVEKFAAKLAEAKTIFWNGPMGVFEFPAFAEGTKGVAQAMIDATANGAFSVVGGGDSAASVRLLGLDEDGFSHISTGGGASLEFLEGKTLPGVDILSQ, encoded by the coding sequence ATGGCTGTAAAAAATCTCACCGATCTGCTCAACGAAGGTGTCGAAGGTCGCCACGTACTCGTGCGTAGCGACTTCAACGTTCCACTCGACGACAATGGCCAGATCACTGACCCTGGCCGTATCGATGCATCCCTGCCAACGATCACCAAGCTGCGCGACGCCGGTGCCCGGGTTATCCTCATGGCTCACCTTGGCCGGCCAAAGGGAGAGGTAAACCCGAAGTATTCGCTGGCACCAGTTGCCGAAGCACTGTCGGAGCGCCTTGACCAATATGTGGCACTTGCTGCAGACACTGTTGGCGAAGATGCTCACGAACGTGCAAACGGCCTCAACGATGGCGATGTACTGCTGTTGGAAAATGTGCGCTTTGATCCACGCGAAACCTCCAAGGATGAGGCTGAGCGCACCGAGTTCGCCACGCAGCTTGCCGCGCTGACCGGTGACAATGGCGCATTTGTCTCCGATGGTTTTGGGGTGGTTCACCGCGCGCAGACTTCTGTTTACGATGTGGCCAAGCTGCTGCCGCACTACGCCGGTGAACTGGTTGAAAAAGAGATCACGGTACTCGGTAATGTCGCGAAAGATCCGAAGAAGCCCTATGTGGTCGTACTCGGCGGCTCGAAGGTTTCCGACAAGCTGGGAGTGATCGAAGCGCTAGCACCAAAGACCGACTCACTGATTATCGGCGGCGGCATGTGCTACACCTTCCTCGCCGCTATGGGCATCGACGTGCAGGAATCGCTGCTGCAGGAAGAAATGATTGACACCTGCAAGCAGTTGCTCGACACCTATGGTGACGCCATCGTGCTGCCTGAGGATCTGGTTGCCGCTAAGGAATTCGATCGTAATGCCGAAAAGCAGATCGTAGAGCGTGACGCCATCCCAGCTGGTTGGCAGTCGCTCGATATTGGACCGAAGTCGGTGGAAAAGTTCGCAGCGAAGCTCGCCGAAGCCAAGACCATCTTCTGGAACGGTCCGATGGGCGTGTTTGAATTCCCGGCGTTCGCTGAAGGCACCAAGGGTGTCGCACAGGCCATGATCGATGCAACCGCAAACGGGGCATTCTCGGTCGTCGGTGGCGGCGACTCGGCTGCTTCCGTGCGCCTGCTCGGCCTGGACGAAGATGGCTTTAGCCACATCTCGACCGGTGGCGGGGCTTCCCTGGAGTTCCTGGAGGGCAAGACGTTGCCGGGTGTGGACATCCTCTCCCAGTAA
- the gap gene encoding type I glyceraldehyde-3-phosphate dehydrogenase codes for MSIRVGINGFGRIGRNFFRALSERGSDIEIVAVNDLTDNKTLAHLLKYDSTLGRLGKEVTYDDESITVDGHRILVFAERDPKNLKWGENNVDIVIESTGFFTDAEAAKAHIDGGAKKVIISAPAKNEDATFVVGVNHTDYDPENHHIISNASCTTNCLAPMAKVLDDAFGIERGLMTTVHAYTGDQRLLDAPHRDLRRARAAAINMVPTSTGAAKAVALVLPQLKGKLDGYAMRVPLPTGSATDLTFTCSKEVTVEEVNAAIKKAAEGELKGVLAYTEDPLVSTDIVTDAHASIFDAGLTKVIGDQVKVVSWYDNEWGYSNQLVTLTEYVGERL; via the coding sequence GTGTCGATTCGCGTAGGTATCAATGGCTTCGGCCGCATCGGACGCAACTTCTTCCGCGCTCTGAGCGAGCGTGGCTCGGACATCGAGATTGTTGCCGTCAATGACCTTACCGACAACAAGACCCTCGCTCACCTGCTCAAGTACGACTCCACCCTGGGGCGTCTGGGCAAGGAAGTCACCTACGACGACGAGTCGATCACCGTTGATGGTCACCGTATTCTCGTGTTCGCTGAGCGGGATCCAAAGAACCTGAAGTGGGGCGAGAACAACGTCGATATCGTTATCGAGTCCACCGGTTTCTTCACCGATGCGGAAGCTGCGAAGGCTCACATCGATGGTGGCGCCAAGAAGGTCATCATCTCTGCTCCGGCAAAGAATGAAGACGCAACCTTCGTCGTTGGTGTGAACCACACCGACTACGACCCGGAGAACCACCACATCATCTCCAACGCATCTTGCACCACCAACTGCCTGGCTCCAATGGCTAAGGTGCTCGACGATGCGTTCGGTATCGAGCGTGGTCTGATGACCACCGTTCACGCATACACCGGCGACCAGCGTCTGCTCGACGCACCGCACCGCGACCTGCGTCGTGCCCGCGCTGCTGCGATCAACATGGTTCCTACCTCCACCGGTGCAGCTAAGGCTGTTGCTCTCGTGCTTCCTCAGCTCAAGGGCAAGCTGGACGGCTATGCAATGCGTGTGCCGCTGCCAACCGGTTCCGCCACCGACCTCACCTTCACCTGCTCGAAGGAAGTCACTGTGGAAGAAGTCAACGCAGCGATCAAGAAGGCTGCTGAGGGCGAACTCAAGGGTGTGCTCGCATACACCGAGGATCCGCTGGTCTCCACCGACATCGTCACCGACGCTCACGCTTCGATCTTCGATGCCGGCCTGACCAAGGTCATCGGCGACCAGGTGAAGGTTGTCTCCTGGTACGACAACGAGTGGGGCTACTCCAACCAGCTGGTTACCCTCACCGAATATGTTGGCGAGCGTCTCTAA
- the whiA gene encoding DNA-binding protein WhiA → MTLQVKQELAAVEVTRPMVRAAEATAFLRFAGEQYDTPFGTRLRLALDTEAAARRAVRMLNEAFDAGACVQRSAEQGTGGLGRFHIAVDRPAAVVLRDAELVTRSGVRIVGLPPKLVSGTIVEGEAVWRAALLCHGTLTESGRSSLEIVCPGVEAAMALAGCARRMGLHARTKEARGHERVYLRDGEAIGALLTRLGAHRSRLFWEEQRLQQEVRSTANRLANFDDANLRRSAQAATAAAAKVERAMEILGDDVPDHLLEAGALRIRYRKASLEELGRLSDPQLTKDAIAGRIRRLVSMANKRAQELGIPGTAVAASAAGEQAADSEEH, encoded by the coding sequence ATGACGTTGCAGGTCAAACAAGAGCTTGCGGCTGTGGAGGTGACCCGGCCGATGGTTCGCGCGGCCGAGGCGACGGCGTTTTTACGCTTTGCCGGGGAACAATATGACACCCCGTTCGGCACCCGGCTGCGGCTAGCGCTGGACACTGAAGCTGCTGCCCGGCGGGCGGTTCGGATGCTCAACGAGGCGTTTGATGCGGGTGCGTGTGTGCAGCGTAGTGCAGAACAGGGCACTGGGGGATTAGGACGATTCCATATTGCGGTGGATCGTCCCGCCGCGGTGGTGCTGCGCGATGCAGAGCTGGTCACCCGTTCTGGTGTACGGATTGTGGGACTGCCGCCGAAACTGGTTTCCGGGACGATTGTTGAGGGGGAAGCGGTGTGGCGAGCAGCGTTGTTGTGTCATGGTACGTTGACGGAATCTGGTCGTTCGTCGCTGGAAATTGTTTGCCCAGGGGTGGAGGCAGCAATGGCGTTGGCCGGTTGTGCACGGCGAATGGGGTTGCATGCCCGTACGAAAGAAGCCCGCGGTCATGAACGGGTGTATCTGCGTGATGGGGAAGCGATCGGAGCGCTGCTCACCCGCCTTGGAGCGCATCGCAGCAGGTTGTTCTGGGAGGAGCAGCGGCTACAGCAGGAAGTACGGTCGACGGCGAATCGACTGGCGAATTTTGATGACGCAAACCTGCGCCGGTCGGCGCAGGCAGCGACCGCTGCGGCCGCCAAAGTCGAGCGTGCCATGGAGATTTTGGGTGATGATGTGCCAGACCATCTGTTGGAAGCAGGTGCCCTGCGCATCCGTTATCGCAAAGCGTCGCTGGAAGAGCTAGGTCGCCTATCCGATCCGCAATTGACGAAAGATGCCATTGCTGGACGTATTCGACGGTTGGTTTCCATGGCCAATAAACGAGCCCAAGAACTTGGTATCCCCGGTACTGCTGTAGCTGCTTCCGCTGCTGGTGAACAAGCGGCTGACAGCGAGGAGCACTAG
- a CDS encoding gluconeogenesis factor YvcK family protein produces the protein MTSTACERQLHLPAALDRVACLGGGHGLFQTLRAVRALQVPFIHAIVTVADDGGSSGRIRRELGQIPPGDLRMALAALSADTEQGNLWETLIQHRFGGNGALAGHSVGNLLLAGLVDVLGDEVAALDEVGRLCGVRGQVLPMANEPLEIEADVSGLDDDPRVMRTVRGQVAVATTPGGVRRVRLVPHAPQPCPAAVDAIRQADLVTLGPGSWFTSVIPHLLVPAIVDALRETAAVKVVMVNLTAEPGETAGFSAERHIHMMAQHAPRLRVDHVVVDRSAAPSSYEHGHLRRAAAALGADLVLCDMREDSGSPQTYRHDPVKLARALAQTFELGAGEAGALQSL, from the coding sequence ATGACTTCGACTGCTTGTGAGCGTCAACTCCATTTGCCGGCTGCACTTGACCGGGTCGCCTGTTTGGGCGGTGGTCATGGGCTGTTTCAAACGCTGCGTGCTGTGCGTGCATTGCAGGTGCCGTTTATTCATGCCATTGTGACCGTGGCCGACGACGGCGGTTCGTCGGGCCGTATCCGTCGGGAGCTCGGGCAGATCCCCCCTGGTGATTTGCGGATGGCGTTGGCAGCATTATCTGCTGACACTGAGCAAGGCAATCTGTGGGAGACACTCATTCAGCATCGGTTTGGCGGTAATGGAGCGCTCGCTGGCCATTCGGTGGGGAATTTGCTGCTAGCCGGGTTGGTGGATGTGCTGGGTGACGAGGTGGCCGCCCTCGATGAGGTTGGCCGGTTGTGTGGTGTGCGTGGCCAAGTGTTGCCTATGGCTAACGAGCCGCTGGAAATTGAGGCAGATGTTTCTGGTCTGGATGATGATCCGCGGGTGATGCGGACTGTACGTGGACAGGTGGCGGTTGCTACGACACCGGGTGGTGTGCGTCGGGTACGTCTTGTGCCGCATGCGCCACAGCCTTGTCCAGCTGCTGTGGACGCTATTCGACAGGCCGATCTGGTGACGTTAGGGCCGGGTAGCTGGTTTACTTCGGTGATTCCACATCTCTTGGTGCCGGCGATTGTCGATGCGCTGCGGGAGACTGCAGCGGTGAAAGTCGTAATGGTGAACCTTACCGCGGAGCCAGGGGAGACGGCAGGGTTTTCTGCTGAGCGTCATATTCATATGATGGCGCAGCATGCCCCGCGTTTGCGGGTTGATCATGTGGTGGTTGATCGGTCGGCGGCGCCTAGCAGCTATGAACATGGCCATCTCCGGCGGGCGGCTGCCGCATTGGGCGCTGATCTGGTGTTGTGTGACATGCGTGAAGACAGCGGTTCACCGCAGACCTATCGCCATGATCCGGTGAAGCTGGCTCGTGCATTGGCACAAACTTTTGAGCTTGGTGCAGGCGAAGCGGGCGCACTGCAGAGTTTGTGA
- the rapZ gene encoding RNase adapter RapZ gives MNPMTDPAQDTPISQAPVIITGMSGAGLSTAARVMEDMGWYTAQNLPYTLMVDLVEKCRELSPPINKVAVVTDVRSRDFGGDLTAIVKQLQIRFNNPTLLFLDARDDVLVRRFDSVRRTHPLQGSGTLQTGISRERELLAPVKEMADLVINTSELSLHDLRRVMQNSFATLANQRQHITVQSFGFKHGAPTDADIVVDVRFLPNPYWVPELRLFRGTDAAVSDYVLQSADAQQFVQRFVDMLQGMMAGYRREGKSFVSVGVGCTGGHHRSVAVAEELAKRLQALDGIDVTVMHRDISRG, from the coding sequence ATGAACCCTATGACTGACCCCGCACAGGATACCCCGATTTCGCAAGCCCCCGTGATTATCACCGGAATGTCTGGCGCTGGGCTTTCCACCGCCGCCCGGGTTATGGAAGATATGGGCTGGTACACAGCACAAAACCTGCCCTACACCTTGATGGTCGATTTGGTGGAAAAGTGCCGAGAGCTCTCCCCGCCGATCAATAAGGTGGCAGTGGTGACAGATGTGCGGTCAAGAGATTTTGGCGGTGACCTCACCGCGATCGTCAAACAGCTGCAGATCCGGTTTAATAATCCGACATTGCTTTTTCTCGATGCGCGAGATGATGTGTTGGTGCGCCGGTTTGATTCGGTGCGGCGTACCCATCCACTGCAGGGATCTGGGACGCTACAAACCGGGATCAGCCGGGAACGGGAGCTGCTTGCACCGGTAAAAGAAATGGCTGATTTGGTGATTAACACCTCCGAGCTGTCGCTGCATGATTTGCGGCGGGTGATGCAGAACTCGTTTGCCACGTTAGCGAATCAACGGCAGCACATTACTGTCCAGTCATTCGGGTTTAAACATGGTGCCCCAACCGATGCGGATATTGTTGTTGATGTGCGGTTTTTGCCGAATCCTTACTGGGTGCCCGAGTTGCGACTGTTCCGGGGTACAGATGCGGCGGTAAGCGACTATGTTTTACAGTCTGCTGACGCCCAACAGTTTGTGCAGCGGTTTGTCGATATGTTGCAGGGGATGATGGCCGGCTATCGCCGGGAGGGGAAGTCGTTTGTTTCGGTCGGTGTGGGCTGTACTGGTGGTCATCATCGGTCGGTGGCTGTTGCGGAGGAGTTAGCGAAGCGGCTGCAAGCGCTCGATGGTATCGATGTCACTGTGATGCACCGGGATATTTCCCGCGGATAG